Below is a window of Camelina sativa cultivar DH55 chromosome 11, Cs, whole genome shotgun sequence DNA.
CCATCTTCGTCTCGTTATCACATCCGCGGTGAATCCGCAAACGGGACAGCCGACGAAGAAGGCCTCAACGGGTACTGGTGGTGGCAATAGTAATAGTAGCACGAACAAGAAACGTAAGAAAAAGGGGAAAACTGCGAAACCTGTGGACGATTGGGAATTGAGAGATGCGGATGgtcttgaagaagatgatgattctgattattcttcttcttcgcggTCTCTAGCAACGTTTAACTCTCCTCCTACCATACCTAAACCACCTGCTGGGTTTGTGATTGATGAAACTGGTAGGGTTCTTATGGCCTCTAAGAAGCGAATCGCCACTGTGGTGAGTCAAAAATTTCACTTTGGTTTTGGACTTGATAAGTATTTGGGGGAAAGGAGAATctaaaaaggtttttgttttgagtcAGATTGATCCAACAAACAGTAGCCCTTTGGATTGTGTGATAAGAAGAGTATTTACTAGTAGTAAAGGAGAGGATTGTATGCTTCTTTGCCCTGTTGATACGTGAGTAATTGCTgtttctctatctttctcttatTAGTTTAGCAACTTCTTCTTTCCTGTTTGATTGATTCATTCATTCCTTGCTTCAGGCCAGTTCAGATTTTGAAGAGCACAAATATTGATGGATGGTCAGCGGTAAGTTCTCTCCTCCATGAATCTTTCTCTCATTCGTTGCTTCAGGACTGCACATAGCCTAGTGTAGAGAGTCCTTTTGGGTTGCATAAACACTATGCTTTTGCGAACTCTGATATTGATTCAACATGTCACCCTCTCTAGAATAGTCATTTTCTAGAAAATCGCTTATACTGGGGACCTTTGTATGCTAACCTGAATAGTTCTGTCTTTTAGGTCAGTGATGAAGAAGTTGAATCTCTTCTTCCTGCTGCTGCTTATGCTCTTGCAAAGATCCATATGCATCTAGTACACAGCGGGTATGACTCTGCCCTGTTTCAAGCATGacatttttaatatcatatgtCTATTTGTATCTGATACAGTCGAATGGGTTATTTTCACTATAAATCAGGTTCTGTTACACTGCAAGGGGAGGGTTTTGCTACACGGAAGATAATGTCTTCGATTTTCGCACAGGCAAACACACTCTTTCTTCTAATATTTGCACATGACGAAAATTCTTCTGATTAAAATTCTCTGGTGTCTGCTCTGTATGAGCTTGATATCTGATTTTGGCTTCGTTAGTATACGGTGGATATAGGATATCAGGCTTTATATTCatgtatcaaatatcaaaaccatGGTCACGTGAACTTGCATTTTAGTACATGTATGTTGTTATTTTCCTCTGATGTTTTGTTCTCTCGAACTACTTCATTCTAACCGTGAGATGGTATTACGGGTCTGCTCATATACTTAATGTTTAAAGTTTCGTGTCGtacttttttcatattattaaatgTGTCGAGCAACAACTGTTTGCAGATGATGGCCAAGATGTTGAAGGCTTGCCAACAGAAGGCATTGAAATTACGTGTTTCCATCTGGTATACCCTTTCTTTTGGCATTTACTTATTGATATGTTTTGAGGTGCCTTTTAGAGTATTCTGAACATCTTTTAGAGATATCACTATTGTAGTATATTATTGTGAAAGTAGAACATGACATTCAATTTTTCAATGTGTCTCTGAACCAAGTTTGTATTTAGTGCTCCATTGTGGATCCAAAGTTGACCCTTACACTCTGATTGTGATATGTATAGTTTGAATTCTGTTGAACATGAAACTCCCTTTCTTGTTGTCTAAATATAAATGATGGATTCAGGATGGATCACACTATATGGTCTACACACCTTCAGATCCACTTCTCTTTGTTGCTGCTAAGGTAAGCTTGTTCTTATTGGTTGTTTATTGTCATAGTTATAAGCTGTAGCAGAAGTGAGCTTTTTATGCTGTTACTTTCATAGAAAAAGATATGGAATCGTTTAGAAAAAACAGAGTGATAAATGGCAATTTCATCTATGCAGGATCAAGATGGGCTGCTGCAAATTGCTGATGATGTAAGTGAACCTCCATTGTGTACTTTTATCCTATGCAACTTGGTTACCCATACTGGGTCTTTTGGGTTAATGAAAAGGTTTTAAGCAAAAGCTGAACCACCAGACGTTGACCAATTTGTAAATTCAGGAAAGAATAAAGGAGACTGTTAAAATTGAAGTAAGTAGTTATGCGATAGGCCTATTAATGATTTTTGGTTCTCTGGATTTAGAAGAGAGAATTTCTTGTAATCATAACAGTAAGGTTTCTCTGTGATCGTCATTATGAAGTAAGCTTACCATTATATGCGAATGGGTTTGCAGGAGCTCTTAGACGATCCAGCTGTGATCAGCGCCATAGACGAGGAAACCGAATTCAATGCCTTGGTGGTACGTAGAGAATAGAAACAaacattattaataaatttgagGTTGTTTTGTTAAAGTGATGTTAAATGTGGTTATTGATGTTTGGGCAGGAGGAAGAGGCGGCTCTCCTTGAATCACTTCTTGGGGAAAGAATTTAAAAGCTTTCATAGGGACTACTTAGCTTTCTTTTGTGTTACATAGTTGCTCCCCCTGTGTAATTTTTCAGTTCTCTttaccattttgtttttttttatataaaaactcatTTACCATAATCATTGATAAATTGGGTTCGATCGTTTGTATGATCCATTACCAAAATAGAAGTCCAAATGACCAAGTGATCCATGCAGCACCTTAGCACTTCCAACATCACTACTaatatatcaaatgattcttttctatttttaacatACCAAACATGTGTGTGCTCGCTCTTGTGGAAGTAGGACCGTACAAAACCTATCcacttaagaaaattaatagcttttgattttctttttagttcttTTGTGGTTGACTTCAGTAACCTCTGCCCTGAACTTGAGGGGTTCTCAGTCATGTCCATGGCGCTAATCGTCCGACCTCACTTTGTTCCTGGtaaattctcttctttctttgttcgATGCCATCaaaatttgtcttttttgtAATCCATTATATAGTTCTCAGAAGAAAGGGTTTATGAGAATTTTAGTGTTGTCTGCTCctctttaagaaaaataaaaattggtcgTGAATGGTTTTAATTTACATTATTGTCATAACATGTTCTcactattttctttatataattgGAATTTTCATGAAATGGGTACATCACATTTGATTGCTTTAGGAAGTGCTGAAAATTCTGGGAGTAGAAGGAAGAATCATCATTGGATTGGTTTCGATTTGGGAAATGGATTGAGTTTAGGGAGAAAACATCTTATGAAACCCAATGGAGCTTCTATTTGTTGCTCATTTGGTACAGACAAGGATCCTCTCTTACCTTCTATCCAGCATTTAGCCGATGCTCGTCTCATTTATAGTGTTTCTGCAGCACTGGGTCATAACAAGGTTTTGACTTGCGATATTTGCTTGTTTCTGTTCCCCTCAATTCTCTTTTGCATAACAAGGTTTTGACTTGCAATATttggctgttttttttttgttcctctcATTTCTCATAGGAATCACATCCAGAATGCAGTGCAAGAGTTCCAGCCATTATTAATGCTCTTGAGAAGAATGAGCTCACTCCTAAGGCATGAAACAATCAATCTCTATCTTTTTCATGTGACATTCCATCTATCTTACGCACCTATAGCTATGGAAGTTTCGTTAACCGTAATTTACAATATTCAGTCGAATCTTCAGAAAGTGGAGACCAAAATATCTCTCTGAACCATAATGCTTGTGGATAATTTTGTAGGATTGATCTTGCACTTTTCTGGTGAATTAGATTTGATATGATCTGCAGTCTTAGAATTGCACATATTCTCATATGAATCAAATGCTAAATATTTCTCAGTGGATTCTTTCCGAAAAATGTTAGATAGCTGTAGTTGGTATGCTTTTGTTGTATGCACCAATCCGTGTCTTAGAGCCTCATTTTTCCATTgttcctctcttttcttcttttcgttCGATACTTTGATTTTTGTATGGTGAAGATCTCTGTCACTCTTTTACCGAAAATGATCTCGGATCTATCAATGAGTGCTCATATGTGAATCCTTTTTCCTTGTGTATTTCAGTTCCGCGGCTCACAGATTCTTGAACTCGCAAATTTCAAGACTGCAAGTATAGAAGATATTGCAAATGTTCACGACAGGGCTTATGTCTTTGGCCTTGAGAAGGTTATTTGCTTCCCTCATTCTTACTAGTTTTTTTACTGCACAACTTTTTATTGCATAAGTAACCAATTCATGGACATATAAAATAGCAATGTAAGTAGGATTGCAGATAAGAAATGTATGAGTTTATATTAACCATAACAAAGGCATTCTTAGTTTAGGCAATGGATGAGGCGTCAGATTCGGGACTAATTTTCATCGAAGGCTCTGGACCAACATATGCCACTTCTACGGTAACTGCTCTGTTCTCATCGGTTTACATCTCTAATGACACCATCTTTCCTGCTTAAAATCTCTTCCCCTCTGTGCCAGACATTCCAAGATTCACTTATCGCAGCAGGAGCCGGAATGGCTTTAGTTGATTCAGTGGTGATGTCTCGTTTCACCATGTTAGTCTGTTTTTTATTGCTTCAGTTTCATTATGTTGGAACTGGTTATAGATTTCTTAGTAACTTTATGAGTATTTTGTTTCAGATCGCAGCATCCAGAAACAGCCCAGATCCTCCCACTGGTTTTGCATTGATAAGACCTCCAGGACACCACGCCGTACCAAAAGGTCCAATGGGGTTCTGCGTTTTTGGAAATGTGGCAATTGCAGCTCGTCACGCCCAACTCGCACATGGTCTGAAACGCGTCTTCATAATTGACTTTGATGTTCACCATGGGAATGGTACAAATGATGCATTTACTGAGGACCCTGatattctttttgtcaactcaTCAGGTAAGCCTCTATGACATTATTGCATAACATGTTTTTAGGATCATCgattaaataacacaaaaatatgAGTCGATTTACacaagtcattttttttttttttttgacaatcacaCAAGTCATTTTTATATTCTGAAAAACACAGGATGGAAGCTATCCTGGAACAGGAAAGATCAGTGACATAGGCAAAGGAAAAGGTGAAGGCACCACTCTAAATTTACCTCTACCTGGAGGGTCAGGTGATATTGCGATGAGAACTGCTTTTGAAGAAATCATTGTTCCATGCGTTCAACGGTTCAAGCCAGATCTTATTCTTGTTTCTGCGGGGTGAGTGAGTGTAAAACGTTTTTTCGTTTCTCTTTGAATTGTATCACCATTATCTTACCAACTACTCCTCTGTTTTATTGCTTTATCTGCTTAAGGTATGATGCTCATGTCCTGGATCCACTAGCAAATCTACAGTTCACGACAGGAACATACTACTCACTGGCGAAAGATATAAAGCGGTTGGCGAAAGAAGTGTGCGGAGGAcgttgtgtgtttttcttggaaGGAGGATACAATCTTGAGTCACTTTCATCATCTGTGACAGACTCGTTTCGAGCATTGCTTGGAGAAGAAAGCTTGGCATCGGAGTTTGATAACCCAGCCTATTTGTATGAAGAACCAATGAGAAAGGTGCGAGATGCAATTGAGAGAGCCAAAAGTATTCATTGCTTATAAGGAAGNNNNNNNNNNNNNNNNNNNNNNNNNNNNNNNNNNNNNNNNNNNNNNNNNNNNNNNNNNNNNNNNNNNNNNNNNNNNNNNNNNNNNNNNNNNNNNNNNNNNNNNNNNNNNNNNNNNNNNNNNNNNNNNNNNNNNNNNNNNNNNNNNNNNNNNNNNNNNNNNNNNNNNNNNNNNNNNNNNNNNNNNNNNNNNNNNNNNNNNNNNNNNNNNNNNNNNNNNNNNNNNNNNNNNNNNNNNNNNNNNNNNNNNNNNNNNNNNNNNNNNNNNNNNNNNNNNNNNNNNNNNNNNNNNNNNNNNNNNNNNNNNNNNNNNNNNNNNNNNNNNNNNNNNNNNNNNNNNNNNNNNNNNNNNNNNNNNNNNNNNNNNNNNNNNNNNNNNNNNNNNNNNNNNNNNNNNNNNNNNNNNNNNNNNNNNNNNNNNNNNNNNNNNNNNNNNNNNNNNNNNNNNNNNNNNNNNNNNNNNNNNNNNNNNNNNNNNNNNNNNNNNNNNNNNNNNNNNNNNNNNNNNNNNNNNNNNNNNNNNNNNNNNNNNNNNNNNNNNNNNNNNNNNNNNNNNNNNNNNNNNNNNNNNNNNNNNNNNN
It encodes the following:
- the LOC104721469 gene encoding uncharacterized protein LOC104721469, with the protein product MAFSYSLTSPSPNSTISCSNIHQFLNPSSSFPVSLSVSSPKSTRHLRLVITSAVNPQTGQPTKKASTGTGGGNSNSSTNKKRKKKGKTAKPVDDWELRDADGLEEDDDSDYSSSSRSLATFNSPPTIPKPPAGFVIDETGRVLMASKKRIATVIDPTNSSPLDCVIRRVFTSSKGEDCMLLCPVDTPVQILKSTNIDGWSAVSDEEVESLLPAAAYALAKIHMHLVHSGFCYTARGGFCYTEDNVFDFRTDDGQDVEGLPTEGIEITCFHLDGSHYMVYTPSDPLLFVAAKDQDGLLQIADDELLDDPAVISAIDEETEFNALVEEEAALLESLLGERI